The DNA segment GCCAATGCCGATTCTCTGGAAAAACTCGGCGCGGCCAAGGTCATTCCACAGAATAAACTGACCGGAAAAGTGCTGGCCCATGAAATATTGAACTTAATTTTAGATCAGGACGCGCTTCAAGAAATGGGCAAACAGGCCCTCAAATTTGCACGCCCGGAAGCAGCCGCCGCAATAGTGGACGGCCTCGAAATAATTATTCGCATGAAAAAGGTGAGAGGTTTAGCATGATCGCAGCAGAAGGACCTAACGTACCGGCAAATATGGACACAGCATGTCCCCTTATGCGCAGCAGAGTAAGTACCATTCATATGATCGGTATCGGCGGCTCAGGCATGAGCGGAATAGCCGAAGTTCTGATCAATATGGGCTTTACCATTACAGGCTCTGACCTTGCGGCAGGAGATCCGGTTAAAAGGCTTCTCAAAATGGGCGCACAGGTTTTCATCGGACACGGCGCTGAGAACGTAACTGACGCGGATGTTGTGGTAAAATCCACTGCAATTGCAGATGATAATCCAGAACTGATCAAAGCTCGCGAACTGGGTATTCCAATTATTCCAAGAGCGGAAATGCTTGCTGAGCTCATGAGACTGCGCTCCGGTATAGCCGTTGCCGGAACACATGGCAAAACAACGACAACTTCATTGCTTGCAACAATTTTTACTGAAGCAGGACTTGATCCTACTGTAATTATCGGCGGCAAATTAAATACATTCGGCAGCAACGCCCGCCTAGGCGATGGACAGTTTCTCATCGCGGAAGCAGACGAATCAGACGGTTCATTCCTCTGCCTGTCACCGATCATCACCGTTGTGACCAACGTTGATATGGATCACATGGATTTCTATCCTGATCAGGAAGCCATAGACACATCATTCAGAACTTTTATGAATGCCATTCCTTTCTATGGAATGAATGTTGTCTGCGGAGATGATCCCGGAGTAATGAGACTTCTGCCTTCCATCAAACGTCCGTACATCACTTACGGTCTGGGCAAGCAGAACAGACTCAGAGCTGAAATCCTTTCTTGCGAAGTACGCAGTCTTTTTAAAGTTTTTCTTGATGATGAACTTCTCGGTGAAGTTTCACTTGCCCAGCCCGGGAAACACAATGTGCTGAATGCTCTTGGAGCAATAGGCGTGTCCCTTGAAGCCGGACTCGATAAAAAAGCAATTCTTCAAGGACTCTCAAACTTCATGGGAGTCGGGCGCAGATTTGAAAGAAAAGGTGAATGCAAAGGTGTTCTGGTTGTGGATGACTACGGACATCACCCCGCAGAAATCAGAGCGACCATTGAAACAGCAAAAGCCTGTTATCCTACAAGACGACTGGTCATAGCTTTTCAGCCGCACAGATTTACACGGACACAGGCACTTTTCGGAGACTTCTGCAAGACTTTCGAACTGGCTGATGAGCTTCTGCTCACTGAAATTTATCCGGCATCTGAATCCCCAATTCCCGGCGTTAACGGGATGTCACTGGCTCAGGGAATCAGACAGGTGAGTTCAACTAAAGTACGTTTTTATCCAGACTTTGAAATGATGGAAAATGAGCTCCCGAACATTTTGAAACCCGGTGATATTTTCATAACCCAAGGTGCAGGATCTATTTATCGTATCGGTGAAAACTTTTTGAAATATCTGGAAAATGAATCTGAAAATGATTCAGCATCCGAAACAGCTGAAACAATTACTCAGCTTTAAAAGCGAAGAGTAATGGCAGAGGAAAAGTAATGACACTTGAATTGCTTCATGAACCGAAAATGGCAGACCTTACCTCTTTAGGTATAGGCGGAACTGCCAGAGCGCTCGCAAAAGTGCGGGACGAAGCGGGTCTGGACGAGCTGGCTTTCTTTCACGAGAAAGAGGCAGCCGGACTTATCGCTATCGGGGAAGGAAGCAATATGCTCGCAGCTGATGGAAAGCTGAATATTGCATTCGTGCATATGGCCCTTGCAAAAAAAACCGAGCCTGAAATATCCGGTCTGACAGTCAGAGTCTCTGCCGACACAAGACTGCCCGGTTTGCTCGCATTTCTAATTCGCAACGGCCTCAGCGGAATGGAAGGATTAGCAGGAATTCCCGGTTCTGTAGGCGGCAGCATCGCCATGAATGCCGGTTCGTACGGCACAGACATGGCTGCTTCAGTCACGAGAGTACGACTCTGGACTCCAAGCAAAGGGCTGTTCTGGAAAAACGTAGATGAAATGAACTTTGGATACAGACACTTTTCTCCCGAAACAGGTGAATTCACCTTGATATGGGAAGCAGAATTTTTACTGAACCGCTCCACTGAAGCAGTAGTTAAGAGCAAAGTTCAGGAAGTTTTCAGTAAAAAGAAAAGCTCACAGCCTGTTCTTGAAAAAACAGCAGGCTGCGTTTTCAAAAACCCGGAAGGTTACAGCGCTGGAAAACTTCTGGATGATGCAGGATTCAAAGGCAAGACTTTAGGGGGCATGGCTTTTTCTGAAATGCACGCAAATTTTCTGGTGAATAAAGAACAGGGGACGGGAGCAGAGGCATTAGAGCTTTTGGACATGGCCACCGAAGCCGTTAGTAATAAATTCGGTATAACTCTTGAGACGGAGGTCATAGTACTACAATGAGCGTTGCAAGATTAAACAAAAGCCGTCTGAACCTGAATAACACCGACAGGAAAACACGTGCCCGCAATGTCAACAAGATGCGTAGAGAGCCGTCTCGTCCGCTTTCAGATGTTTTAACAACTCTGTTTCGCAAGACGTGCATATCTTCCGTCTGCCTGCTGATGCTGGCAATAGTAGGACTCGGCTGCCTTGCCGGATATCGCTGGCTTACAGCACATCCCTACTTTGCATTGCAGGATATCAAGGTCACTGGAAACCATCGACTGTCTTATGGGGAAATTCTTGGAATTTCTGAGGTTGGACTGAATAAAAACAGTCTTGCTGTTAACATCGGAGACGTTGAAGGCAGACTGAGCCAGAACCATTGGATTAAATCCGCAGCGGTAAAACGTGAACTTCCGGGCAATCTGTCTATCCATGTAAGGGAAAAAACTCCTCAGTTCATGGTTAGACAAAGCGACAAACTTTTCTATTGTGACAGTTCAGGAGAACTGATTGCACCGGTTGCACCGGGCAAGTTCACCTCTCTGCCATTTTTAAATATTGAATCAGATGCCATGGGAAAAGCTGAAATACTTCCGGAATTTATGGCAGTTTTAAGCAGAAGAGAGCTTCCTTTTGATCCGGGCCAAATCGCATGGATCAACATCAAAGGCGGCGACAGAATGGAAATTTTCATGGACAACCTCGGCCTGACAATTAGGCTGGGGCTGGACAACTGGCAAGAACATCTTTCGGACCTGAACATCGTCTGGCATGACCTTAAAAACCGGGGAGAGTTCAGGAATGTTGCGACTATATCAGCTGGAAATGGTAGGGTCTGGGTTGAAAAACGGACTTCCGGCCAAGTAGCGTCGCAATGAAAAATGCCCCAATATCTAAGGTGATGAGGAGAAAATATTATGGCCAAATCTGATCTGATAGTCGGCCTCGACGTAGGCACCACTAAGATCTGTGCTGTTGTCGGAGAGGCTACAGCTGACGGAGTCGATATTGTAGGCATCGGCACTGCACCTTCTACGGGACTTCGTAAAGGGGTTGTGGTTAACATCGAGCAGACAGTTCAGTCGATAAAGAAAGCTCTTGAAGAAGCTGAACTGATGGCTGGATGTGAAATCCGTTCCGTTTACGCAGGCATAGCAGGAAGTCACATCAAAGGTTTTAACAGCCATGGAGTCATAGCTGTTAAAGGCGGAGAAGTGACGCAAAAGGATGTGGACAGAGTTATCGACGCAGCGAAAGCTGTTGCTATCCCACTTGATAGGGAAGTAATTCACACCCTGCCGCAGGAATTTATAGTAGATGACCAGCGCGGTATTGCAGATCCGCTGGGCATGGCCGGTGTGCGCCTTGAAGTTAAGGTTCACATTGTAACCGGTGCTGTGACATCAGCGCAGAATATCATTCGCTCATGTCACCGTTCAGGACTGGATGTATCAGACATCGTCCTTGAATCGCTTGCTTCAAGCAAGGCTGTTCTTTCTGAAGAAGAAAGAGAAATCGGCGTTGCCATTGTAGATATCGGAGGCGGCACAACCGACCTCGCAATTTTTGCAAATGATTCAATTAAGCACACCTCGGTTATCGCCCTGGGAGGCAATAACCTGACCAATGATATCGCTTTCGGCCTTAGAACGCCCATGGGTTCGGCAGAACAGATCAAGGTCAAATACGGAACGGCTCTGACCGATCTCGTCACAACTGATGAGACCATCGAAGTTCCTTCCGTTGGAGGACGTGACCATCGCAAGATGTCTAAACGTGTTCTTGCTGAAATATGCGAGCCGCGTTGTGAAGAGATCATAGCCTTGGTGGATCAAGAACTGGTTCGAAGCGGCTACAAGAATCTGATTGCAGCCGGAGTTGTACTTACCGGTGGAACTTCACTGGTGGATGGCATGCAGGAACTTGCTGAACAGGTTTTCGACCTTCCGGTACGCATTGGTTATCCAGCCGGAATCGGAGGCCTTAAAGACGTTGTTCACAGTCCCAAATACGCAACTGCGGTGGGTCTGCTTATGTACGGCGCTGAAAAGGAAGGCAGCACTGAACAAGTATTCCGTATTCGAGATGAAAATGTTTTCAACCGCATTCTGGGCAGGATGCGTAAGTGGTTCACCGATATAGCTTAGTCACGGCTGCATCAGGTGAAGGCTTTCCCGGACCCGATCATCCGGGGAATTGAAATTAATGGAAGCTTAAACAGGGGAATGAAAATGATGATGGATTACATGGAAATCGAAAACGACGGTCATGCAAAAATTAAGGTAATCGGTTGTGGTGGCGGTGGTGGAAACGCTATCAACAACATGATTCAATCCGCTCTTACAGGCGTTCGCTTTATTGCTGCGAACACCGATGTTCAGGATATCAACAAATCTCTTGCTGAATACAAAATTCAGCTCGGCGACCAGCTGACTAAAGGTCTCGGCGCCGGCGCCAACCCGGATATCGGTAAAAATGCCGCACTCGAAAGCATCGAGCTGATCCGTGAACTCGTCTGCGACTGCGACATGGTTTTCGTCACAGCCGGTATGGGCGGCGGAACCGGAACCGGAGCAGCTCCTGTTATCGCTCAGATTGCGAAAGAAGCAGGCGCCCTCACAGTAGCAGTTGTCACCAAACCTTTCTATTTTGAAGGCAAACGCAGACTTCTTCAGGCTGAAAAAGGTATTGAAGAACTCAAAAGCGTTGTTGACTCAATTATCACTATTCCTAACGACCGCCTTCTCCAGCTTGCAGCTAAAAAAGCAGCCTTCTCGGAAATGCTGAAAAAAGCTGATGAAGTTCTTTACTACGGTGTTAAAGGTATTGCCGATCTGATTACTGTTCACGGTTTAATCAACCTTGACTTTGCTGACGTTAAAGCAGTTATGTCCAGCTCAGGTCTCGCTCTCATGGGAACAGGAATCGCAAGAGGCGAAAACAGAGCTCGTGAAGCTGCAATGAAAGCTATCACAAGTCCTCTTCTTGAAGATGTTTCCATCGAAGGCGCTAAAGGCGTACTCATCAACATCACCTGCTCTCCTGACATGACCATTGATGAAGTCAGCGAAGCAGCAAGTATTATTTATGAAGAAGCTCACGAAGATGCACAGATTTTCTTCGGAACTGTTTTCGACCCTGAAGCAGGCGACGAAATGCGCATCACAGTTATTGCAACAGGCATCGAAACTGCTGAAGAAAAAACTATGCAGCCTGTGTGCGAAATACAGCAGCCTGTCCGCTCGAACATTACTCCGAGAGGAATGGCTCCAAGAGCAAAAGAACACGGTAACGTAAGACAGCTCGGTAACCCTCATTCAGAAGAAGACCGTTCTATCCCCGCATATCTGCGCACCGGTGCAAAACCTGCGGAAGCAGCCGGAAAACCGGAATCAGTTAGAAGTGCTGCAAACTCCGGAGGAGAAGAATTTATCTTCCACGATGATGACGATTTTGAAGTTCCTACTTTCATCCGCAAACAGGCTGATTAATTCTGTCTGCATATGAATAATAATACGGAAACAACTCGGATGAACCGGAACACATCGGACCTTGATACATGTCAGTAAAAGAAGATTTCTTCTATTATGGACGTGAAGAACCCGCAGCCGAAGAGACTGGTGGACGTCTGCCCACGGCCCTAGTCTTCCCCGGCAGAAAGGGTGCTGCGCTCTCCACTTTAGGATGGCAGGCTGTTTATCGCCTGCTGGCTCCTGATACGGAACTTGCAGTAGAAAGGTTTTTTATAAGTGAACCGGGTAAACCTGCTGTTTCCATGGACAGTGACAAAGATCTGTCCGAGTTTCCCCTGATCGGCTTCAGCATAAACTTCGAGGAAGAGTATCTCTACCCCGTAAGAATGCTGAAAGATTCGGGTGTTCCGGCCTTAGCGTCGGAACGCCCGGGCTTCCCGCTGGTTATGGCCGGAGGTCCGGTTGCATTTTTAAATCCTGCACCCATTGCGGCTTTTTTCGATTTTTTCTGGGTTGGAGAAGCCGAAGCCGGACTTAAAGATTTATGCGTCGAACTTAAACGGCACATATATGACGGTGGAAGTAAAGATGACTTTCTTGAACTAATTAAGGACAGATACGGAGTATATGTTCCGGGTAAGACCATGAATAAGGTCAAACGAGCCGTTGTTCTCCCTGAAACCAACGCGGAAAATAATCAAGTCCCTTTATTAACAACACCTGCATACTCATGCTTCATCAGTCCTGAAGCTGTTTTCAAAGACATGTTCCTCGTTGAAGTAAACAGAGGATGTCCTTACGGATGCCGTTTCTGCGCGGCAGGATATATTTATAGACCTCCCAGACACGCATCTATTGATAAGCTGAAAGAAATTGTTGAACTCGCAGATCCGCCTAAAGTGGGACTAATCGGAACAGCTCTTACCGACTGGCCCGATCTTCTTCCATATATCAACTGGCTCAAAGACAGAAAAACAAAATTTTCCTTATCCTCAGTCAGAGCTGACGGACTTACCGAAGAATTGCTCGACACTTTACGAGCTTCCGGTGTTCGCACTGTGACCTTGGCTTTAGAAGGTGCAAGTAAGCGACTGCGGGACAGTGCAAGTAAAAATCTTGAAGAAGAGGATTTCCTGCGCGCTGTAGAACTTTGCGCATCCAAAGGTGTAAATCATTTAAGAATTTACATCATCGTAGGTTGGCCCGGTGAAACCGACGAAGATTATGAAGAATTTGCCTGCATGCTCGAAAAAATTGATCAGGCCCGTAACCGCGGACAGGGTAAAAAGAAAAAGCAGTACATGCGCATCACCCTTGGCGCCAGTTGCCTCGTGCCGAAACCGTGGACTCCATTACAATGGTCTGCCATGCCTTCTGAAAAAGAGCTTAAAGATGTCCTTTCAAAAGTGAGTTCGCTTACAAAAAAATATAAAGGTATCGCCTTTTCCGGAGATTCGCCTTTCCAAGCCAGACTGCAAGGAATTCTTGCCCGCGGAAACGAAGAACTGCATAAATTTATTATGATAGCAGCAGAAAAAGGCGGCTGGAAAAAAGCTTTCAAATACTACGAAGGCGACCTTGAAAATATTATTGACCACAATCTGGATAAAAACGATCCGCTACCATGGGATTTTATTGATACGGGCATAAACAAAGCTTATCTGTGGCGTGAATGGGAACGCTATCAGCAAGGAGTTATTACACCTCCATGTCCTCCGAAAGGTTGCGCCGAATGCCGGTCCTGTGGAATGTACAAATGGATCACAGACGAAGCTGAAAACCACTAATCAGCCTGCACCATAGCTCTCCTCAACCTGCACTTGTGCAGTTAATGTGCAGACAACTGCACATAAACAGACACTCACATCTTACGTAAAACAACATAAGACCCTAATATTACATAACTAAAAATTTTGGCACGCATACTGCTATAAGTTAATTCGAGAGGGCAACAACTTTTAACAACAGGAGATCATATGAATAAAAAAACCTTGATCCCATTAATAGTCGTGTTTGTATTATCAATGGCAGCAGTAGCCATGGCACGCGGTGGCTCCCAGAACGGATACCACAATGGGGGCAACAGGGCTGTATTCAACCAGCTAACGCCAGAAAAACAGCAGCAAGCTCAAGCAATCATGGACAAGTACACACCTACTTTCCAAACACTCCAGAATCAGCAGTGGGCCAAACGGACCGAACTTAATGCTCTTGTAAATTCAGGCAAGGCAGACAAAGAAACAATCCATGCATTGGTAAAAGATCTCTCTGATGTAAGAGAAAAAATGTTTACCACTCATCAGAAGATGGCCGCTGAATTAGAAAAAGAAACCGGAATTACTTTCTCCGGACCAAGAAACGGATCTAGAGGGATGATGCAGGGCGGCAATAATGGCTGCGGCAACAATTACCAAAAAAATCAAAATTGCGGTTCACCGCAGGGATGTCCCCGCTTTAACTAAGCAATTGAATTAAGCGTTCATCTACACATAATTAGGAAAACGGGTAAAAAGGAGGACTTCTTAGTCCTCCTTTTTTATTAATTGCCTTTCTAACACGACAAGATTTACGCTATACGTAACAGAACGAAAACAAATGAATCAGGTTACTCAATATTTTTCATTAAACGTTCCATACGAATAGGAGGCTTTGCATGTTTAGAAAAATCACTTCACTAATCAGTTTCTTCGCAATTATCGTTATGTCTTTAACAAGTGTAATTCTCTACCTCGTGCCTCAAGGAAGAGTTGCATACTGGGCCGACTGGAAATTTCTATGGCTTACAAAAGAACAATGGGGTGATATTCATATCTGCACCGGAGTCCTATTTCTTTTTGTTTCAATCCTTCATATCTGGCTCAACTGGAAACCCATCACCGCATATTTGAAAAAAAAGGCAGCAGCAGCGACCTTTTCATCCACAGCTTTCTTTATCAGCATTTTCATCACTCTGTACGTAGTAGTGGGAACTTTAGCCGGACTGCCCCCTATGAAACAAGTACTTGAATTTTCGACACACCTGAAAACTCAGGGAGAAATTAAATACGGAGTTCCACCTTACGGTCATGCAGAACTCAGCCCTCTTTCAGTTTTCTGCAAACGCATGGAGCTAGATATTGATAAGGCTGTTGCTTCAATCAAAGCAGCCGGAATTGAAATTAAAAATCCCGCACAATCAATCAAAGAAATTGCCCATAAAGCCGGACTTACTCCAAAAGAACTTCACGAAATTATTTTGAAAGATCAGCCGAACCAAGCTGCCAATATAAAATCCGGAGCTCCGATCAACAAATCCGGCATAAATCAAAATTCAGGGAACATTAAAGGCGCTGGAATGCATAACGGTGCCGGAACAGGTCTAGGCCAAATGACACTTGAGCAATATTGCGAAAGACAGAATCTTGATCTGAATACGGCTCTCGGAATACTTAGAGAAAAAGGTGCGGTTGTTGACAAGTCTACAACCATCCGAGACATTGCCGGGATGCTTGAAATGACATCTCCGCGTCAAATCGGAATACTTCTGCACCCTTAAGAGAATAAATAGAATCATCCATGGAATTAAGTTCACAAAGATCACAAAAACTGCCGCTCGCTTTAGCGCTTCTGGCTCTGCTGTTACTTGGAGCAGGTTCCCTCTACCTTACGTGGCAGAACCTGCGTCAGATGCACCAGACTGTGTTTGAGCATATGCTTCTTTCTGCTAAATCCATCACCCGCGGGCTTGATATTCAGCTCTCCGACGGAATGCGCAGAATGAGACGGCAGGGAATGCACAACAAACAGGCACAAGAAAACCTTACTCCGGCGGCAAGAGATCTTTTCAAAGAAATGGTTGCACAGGGAGATCTGCTTTTTATCGGGTTATACGGTCCCGATAACAAACCTATCGTGGTCGTCGGACAAGGAAACGCTGCGACATCATTCACTCCCCCGGCCCCCATCTTTAATATGATCCAAAAACTCAACGAATCCAGTACTCCGGCTATGATCAACGGAAAAGCGGCTTTACTGTACGGTACGCTGGGACAACCGCATCTGCTCAGATTATACGGTCATAGAAACAACAAATTTCTACCACCTCAAAAAAGACAGACCTATCTACTGCTTGGTTTGAATGCCGAAAAACACCTCGCCCAGTTTAAACAGTACAGGCGTGCGGCACTCATGCAGACTGGCTATATTTTTCTAGCTGGATTTGTTCTATGGCTACTTGCCGTCGCCTACTTTCAACGCCGGGAAGAAGACAAACAGCTTATGAAACTTGAAAGATTTCAGGCTAATCTACTCGACAATATGCCGGATGGATTACTTACCCTTTCACCGGAGGGATCTATTTTAGCTGCCAACGGATCTGCCCATTCACTGCTCAACAGCACAGATGGAGAAACCCTTGTCGGCCGGAACTGGAAAAATTTTTCTTTTGAACCAATTCAAAAATTCAGACGGGGTGAAGTTCTTTGGGAGCATGTTAAACTTAATGGAAAAAATCTTGAGCTGATCATTTTCCCGTACTTTGAAAGTCCCGAAGAATACCGGACCATGATCATTATAAGAGACAGAACAGATATCGCCGTACTGGAAGACGACCTCAGCGAAGCCCGGAGACTGGCCTCAATAGGCTCACTTGCAGCAGGTGTCGCGCATGAAATCCGCAATCCACTAAGTTCTTTACGAGGTTTTGCTCAACTTTTTGCTGACAAATTAAAAGATGAAAAACCTTACGGAATGTATGCAACCACCATGCTCGAAGAAGCCGACAGGTTAAACCGGGTTGTTACCGACCTGCTGTACCTGTCAAAACC comes from the Maridesulfovibrio ferrireducens genome and includes:
- the murC gene encoding UDP-N-acetylmuramate--L-alanine ligase; protein product: MRSRVSTIHMIGIGGSGMSGIAEVLINMGFTITGSDLAAGDPVKRLLKMGAQVFIGHGAENVTDADVVVKSTAIADDNPELIKARELGIPIIPRAEMLAELMRLRSGIAVAGTHGKTTTTSLLATIFTEAGLDPTVIIGGKLNTFGSNARLGDGQFLIAEADESDGSFLCLSPIITVVTNVDMDHMDFYPDQEAIDTSFRTFMNAIPFYGMNVVCGDDPGVMRLLPSIKRPYITYGLGKQNRLRAEILSCEVRSLFKVFLDDELLGEVSLAQPGKHNVLNALGAIGVSLEAGLDKKAILQGLSNFMGVGRRFERKGECKGVLVVDDYGHHPAEIRATIETAKACYPTRRLVIAFQPHRFTRTQALFGDFCKTFELADELLLTEIYPASESPIPGVNGMSLAQGIRQVSSTKVRFYPDFEMMENELPNILKPGDIFITQGAGSIYRIGENFLKYLENESENDSASETAETITQL
- the murB gene encoding UDP-N-acetylmuramate dehydrogenase encodes the protein MTLELLHEPKMADLTSLGIGGTARALAKVRDEAGLDELAFFHEKEAAGLIAIGEGSNMLAADGKLNIAFVHMALAKKTEPEISGLTVRVSADTRLPGLLAFLIRNGLSGMEGLAGIPGSVGGSIAMNAGSYGTDMAASVTRVRLWTPSKGLFWKNVDEMNFGYRHFSPETGEFTLIWEAEFLLNRSTEAVVKSKVQEVFSKKKSSQPVLEKTAGCVFKNPEGYSAGKLLDDAGFKGKTLGGMAFSEMHANFLVNKEQGTGAEALELLDMATEAVSNKFGITLETEVIVLQ
- a CDS encoding cell division protein FtsQ/DivIB, with the translated sequence MSVARLNKSRLNLNNTDRKTRARNVNKMRREPSRPLSDVLTTLFRKTCISSVCLLMLAIVGLGCLAGYRWLTAHPYFALQDIKVTGNHRLSYGEILGISEVGLNKNSLAVNIGDVEGRLSQNHWIKSAAVKRELPGNLSIHVREKTPQFMVRQSDKLFYCDSSGELIAPVAPGKFTSLPFLNIESDAMGKAEILPEFMAVLSRRELPFDPGQIAWINIKGGDRMEIFMDNLGLTIRLGLDNWQEHLSDLNIVWHDLKNRGEFRNVATISAGNGRVWVEKRTSGQVASQ
- the ftsA gene encoding cell division protein FtsA, which encodes MAKSDLIVGLDVGTTKICAVVGEATADGVDIVGIGTAPSTGLRKGVVVNIEQTVQSIKKALEEAELMAGCEIRSVYAGIAGSHIKGFNSHGVIAVKGGEVTQKDVDRVIDAAKAVAIPLDREVIHTLPQEFIVDDQRGIADPLGMAGVRLEVKVHIVTGAVTSAQNIIRSCHRSGLDVSDIVLESLASSKAVLSEEEREIGVAIVDIGGGTTDLAIFANDSIKHTSVIALGGNNLTNDIAFGLRTPMGSAEQIKVKYGTALTDLVTTDETIEVPSVGGRDHRKMSKRVLAEICEPRCEEIIALVDQELVRSGYKNLIAAGVVLTGGTSLVDGMQELAEQVFDLPVRIGYPAGIGGLKDVVHSPKYATAVGLLMYGAEKEGSTEQVFRIRDENVFNRILGRMRKWFTDIA
- the ftsZ gene encoding cell division protein FtsZ → MDYMEIENDGHAKIKVIGCGGGGGNAINNMIQSALTGVRFIAANTDVQDINKSLAEYKIQLGDQLTKGLGAGANPDIGKNAALESIELIRELVCDCDMVFVTAGMGGGTGTGAAPVIAQIAKEAGALTVAVVTKPFYFEGKRRLLQAEKGIEELKSVVDSIITIPNDRLLQLAAKKAAFSEMLKKADEVLYYGVKGIADLITVHGLINLDFADVKAVMSSSGLALMGTGIARGENRAREAAMKAITSPLLEDVSIEGAKGVLINITCSPDMTIDEVSEAASIIYEEAHEDAQIFFGTVFDPEAGDEMRITVIATGIETAEEKTMQPVCEIQQPVRSNITPRGMAPRAKEHGNVRQLGNPHSEEDRSIPAYLRTGAKPAEAAGKPESVRSAANSGGEEFIFHDDDDFEVPTFIRKQAD
- a CDS encoding radical SAM protein, whose protein sequence is MSVKEDFFYYGREEPAAEETGGRLPTALVFPGRKGAALSTLGWQAVYRLLAPDTELAVERFFISEPGKPAVSMDSDKDLSEFPLIGFSINFEEEYLYPVRMLKDSGVPALASERPGFPLVMAGGPVAFLNPAPIAAFFDFFWVGEAEAGLKDLCVELKRHIYDGGSKDDFLELIKDRYGVYVPGKTMNKVKRAVVLPETNAENNQVPLLTTPAYSCFISPEAVFKDMFLVEVNRGCPYGCRFCAAGYIYRPPRHASIDKLKEIVELADPPKVGLIGTALTDWPDLLPYINWLKDRKTKFSLSSVRADGLTEELLDTLRASGVRTVTLALEGASKRLRDSASKNLEEEDFLRAVELCASKGVNHLRIYIIVGWPGETDEDYEEFACMLEKIDQARNRGQGKKKKQYMRITLGASCLVPKPWTPLQWSAMPSEKELKDVLSKVSSLTKKYKGIAFSGDSPFQARLQGILARGNEELHKFIMIAAEKGGWKKAFKYYEGDLENIIDHNLDKNDPLPWDFIDTGINKAYLWREWERYQQGVITPPCPPKGCAECRSCGMYKWITDEAENH
- a CDS encoding Spy/CpxP family protein refolding chaperone, giving the protein MNKKTLIPLIVVFVLSMAAVAMARGGSQNGYHNGGNRAVFNQLTPEKQQQAQAIMDKYTPTFQTLQNQQWAKRTELNALVNSGKADKETIHALVKDLSDVREKMFTTHQKMAAELEKETGITFSGPRNGSRGMMQGGNNGCGNNYQKNQNCGSPQGCPRFN
- a CDS encoding DUF4405 domain-containing protein, giving the protein MFRKITSLISFFAIIVMSLTSVILYLVPQGRVAYWADWKFLWLTKEQWGDIHICTGVLFLFVSILHIWLNWKPITAYLKKKAAAATFSSTAFFISIFITLYVVVGTLAGLPPMKQVLEFSTHLKTQGEIKYGVPPYGHAELSPLSVFCKRMELDIDKAVASIKAAGIEIKNPAQSIKEIAHKAGLTPKELHEIILKDQPNQAANIKSGAPINKSGINQNSGNIKGAGMHNGAGTGLGQMTLEQYCERQNLDLNTALGILREKGAVVDKSTTIRDIAGMLEMTSPRQIGILLHP
- a CDS encoding two-component system sensor histidine kinase NtrB, with the translated sequence MELSSQRSQKLPLALALLALLLLGAGSLYLTWQNLRQMHQTVFEHMLLSAKSITRGLDIQLSDGMRRMRRQGMHNKQAQENLTPAARDLFKEMVAQGDLLFIGLYGPDNKPIVVVGQGNAATSFTPPAPIFNMIQKLNESSTPAMINGKAALLYGTLGQPHLLRLYGHRNNKFLPPQKRQTYLLLGLNAEKHLAQFKQYRRAALMQTGYIFLAGFVLWLLAVAYFQRREEDKQLMKLERFQANLLDNMPDGLLTLSPEGSILAANGSAHSLLNSTDGETLVGRNWKNFSFEPIQKFRRGEVLWEHVKLNGKNLELIIFPYFESPEEYRTMIIIRDRTDIAVLEDDLSEARRLASIGSLAAGVAHEIRNPLSSLRGFAQLFADKLKDEKPYGMYATTMLEEADRLNRVVTDLLYLSKPHELEPQIVNLNDICETMNTLMGFELEHKGATIESNLEVHEVFADPDGIRQVLLNLLVNSLDVVPEGEGKIFINAKTDEHGVWISVCDNGPGMPEDIRKHALEPFFTAKPKGTGLGLAIVNTIMRGHSGRVTIPSSASTGTCVELFFPSLRNEGS